The Streptomyces sp. YIM 121038 sequence CAAGCGCCATATCATCCGCCCCATCGACCAGACTCTGGAGCACTCCGGGTTCACGCACCGCAGCGGCGTGTTCGAACAGGAGGCTAAGAAGCGGGTGCCTCCCGTGGTCGACGAGGCCCTGGCCAATGCCGTTCTTGTGGCCGAGGACATCGATGCCATCGTCTTCGTGTCCTGCACCGGGTTCATGATGCCCTCGCTCACCTCATGGATGATCAACGAGCTGGGGTTTCGCACCGACACGGTGCAGCTGCCCATCGCGCAACTCGGCTGTGCCGCGGGCACCGCGGCGATCAACCGGGCCACCGACTACTGCGTCGCCCACCCCGGGGCCAACACCCTCATCGTGGCCTGCGAGTTCTGCTCCCTGTGCTACCAGCCCGACGACCACGACGTCAGCAGCCTTCTGTCCAACGGCCTGTTCGGGGACGCTGTCGCGGCAGCGGTGGTCCGCGGGGACGGCGAGGGCGTCGGAGTGATCCTGCGGGCACAGGCCTCCCATGTCATCCCCGGCACCAGCCAGTGGATCGCCTACGAGGTCAAAGACACCGGATTCCACTTCCGCCTCAACAAAGGCGTACCGGGCACCATGCAACAGGTCATGCCTGAACTGGGTGCATTCGTCGAGAAGAACGGGCTGCAACTGCCGGGCCTGGACTTCTACGTCGTCCACACCGGCGGCCCCCGGGTCCTGGACGCCCTGCGCACACACGGCCACGTTCCCGATCAAGGACTCCAGGACAGCTGGCACACCCTCGCCCACCACGGCAACATCGCCTCGGCCGCCGTCTTCGACGTCCTGTGCCGCACCGCCGACAGCCAACCCCGAGACGGGGCCTGCGGCATCATCGCTGGCTTTGGCCCCGGAATCACCATGGAGCTGGCCCTGGGCACCTGGCAGACAAGGCCCATGCACACCGTGCTCTCGACGCCCGCAGCAGGGGGACTTCAGTGAGCTTCGGGAGATCTTATGAGGAGTTCGAGGTCGGCGCCGTGTACCGTCACTGGCCCGGCAAGACCGTGACCGAGTACGACCACCACCTCTTCTGCCTGCTCACCATGACCCACCACCCGAAGCACCTGGATGCCCACTACGCCCAGACCTCCACGAACCTCAAACGGAATCCGGTACTGACCACTTACCTCTACTCCCTGGTATTGGGCATGTCCGTACGTGACGTAACAGGACAAGCCCTCAGCCACGACGAGGAACTTCTCGAACAAATTGCCCCGGTATTCCACGGGGACACCGTGTACGCACAGACCGAAGTGCTCGCCAAGCACGTCGTCCCCAACCGCCACGGCCGCGGCGAAGTGCAGGTCGAGACCCGGGGATTCACCCAGGAGGATACCTTGTTCCTGCGCGTGCGACGCCGCATCGCTGTTCCCAGGAGCTGAGCAATGCCCTCCGGACGGTATTTCGAAGACTTCGAGACAAGCGCG is a genomic window containing:
- a CDS encoding type III polyketide synthase; its protein translation is MPLLCRPAVAVPEHVITQDDTLALAARLHADHPQLRLVLRLIEHTGVVKRHIIRPIDQTLEHSGFTHRSGVFEQEAKKRVPPVVDEALANAVLVAEDIDAIVFVSCTGFMMPSLTSWMINELGFRTDTVQLPIAQLGCAAGTAAINRATDYCVAHPGANTLIVACEFCSLCYQPDDHDVSSLLSNGLFGDAVAAAVVRGDGEGVGVILRAQASHVIPGTSQWIAYEVKDTGFHFRLNKGVPGTMQQVMPELGAFVEKNGLQLPGLDFYVVHTGGPRVLDALRTHGHVPDQGLQDSWHTLAHHGNIASAAVFDVLCRTADSQPRDGACGIIAGFGPGITMELALGTWQTRPMHTVLSTPAAGGLQ
- a CDS encoding MaoC family dehydratase, giving the protein MSFGRSYEEFEVGAVYRHWPGKTVTEYDHHLFCLLTMTHHPKHLDAHYAQTSTNLKRNPVLTTYLYSLVLGMSVRDVTGQALSHDEELLEQIAPVFHGDTVYAQTEVLAKHVVPNRHGRGEVQVETRGFTQEDTLFLRVRRRIAVPRS